Below is a window of Terriglobales bacterium DNA.
TGATCGCCGAGGCCCGCGCCCTCGGTTACGAGAAGATGCGGCTGGACACGGTCGCCGACAAGATGCAGAGCGCGGTGGCGCTGTACCGCAGGCTGGGTTTCTGCGAGATCCTGCCCTACCGCGACAATCCCATGCCGCACACCCTCTACCTGGAGCTGGACCTGCACCGGAAGTGAAGCCGGGCGCGGCCGCAGCGCGCGCGCTTGGGGTATCGAGAAAGAAAAATTCTGCTTGCAACCCGGTTGCCCCCTGATTACTATTCCCGCACTCCCCGAACGCCCTTGGATGACCTGGTTGGCCGGCCCGATATGAATATCGGCGAAACCATTCGGAATTTTCGCTTGCAAAAAGGGATGTCGCAGGGCGACATCGAGAAGCGCACCGGGCTGCTGCGCTGCTACCTTTCCCGGGTGGAGAACGGTCACACCATCCCCTCGCTGGACACGCTGGCCAAGATTGCCGGGGCCATGGAGATGCCGCTGGCCCACTTCTTCGCCGAGCACGTCAACGACAACGGGCACGCCAAGAACATCCCCCAATTGAGCGAGGACGAGGTCCGCTTCCTCACCCAGATCCGGCGGTATTCCTCCAGCCTCAACGACAGCGACCGCAAGCTGGTGCTGGCCATGGTGAAGAAGATGGCCGCCAGCGGCGGGCGCTAGCGGCCGCTCCACACCTCTGCGGCCGGCGTCGGCGCGCGTGCGCGCGGCCGTGGCCGACTCCCCACCCGCCCGCTGGTCGGGTATGATTTTCAGTGGTATAGTCCGCTTTTCCACCCCGGGGTGACTTGTGACGGTCGATGAGGAACTGAATGTCCTCGACGAAGCCTTGCGCCGGCTCAAGATCGAGTACGACATGTTCTTCGGGGGCGGCTCCCGGAAGCCTCCGGAGGACACGGAGTGGCGGGTGAAGTCGTTGCTCAAGAAATACAGCGACTCGCAGCGCCTGAACTTCGCTCAGCGCTTCCGGTACAACTCCATCGCGCAGAAATACGCCCTGTTCAGCGACCTTTGGCGCAAGAAATTGCGCATCAAGGAGGAGGGCTACCAGCGGCCCCAGGACGCCGTGCTGGGCATCGCCGGCATGCGCCGCGAAGAGGAGCAGGCGGCCGCCGAGGCC
It encodes the following:
- a CDS encoding MXAN_5187 C-terminal domain-containing protein translates to MTVDEELNVLDEALRRLKIEYDMFFGGGSRKPPEDTEWRVKSLLKKYSDSQRLNFAQRFRYNSIAQKYALFSDLWRKKLRIKEEGYQRPQDAVLGIAGMRREEEQAAAEALEEAPEGQVAPEPFRVHCSDVEKEHDNVQKLFDAMMDARKQSGEAAGAGGNFDSFKAFVKKKTEQIRKDYGCHSVEYSVEVEKGQVRLKAKAKT
- a CDS encoding helix-turn-helix transcriptional regulator; its protein translation is MNIGETIRNFRLQKGMSQGDIEKRTGLLRCYLSRVENGHTIPSLDTLAKIAGAMEMPLAHFFAEHVNDNGHAKNIPQLSEDEVRFLTQIRRYSSSLNDSDRKLVLAMVKKMAASGGR